The sequence below is a genomic window from Streptomyces sp. B21-105.
CGCGCGGAAACGGCCGACGTCGCCCCGGGCGCCGGTTCCCAGGAGCGGCATCGCGCTCCCTGGGAACCGCCGTCCGGCTCCCCATCAGGTCCCTCGAACTTTCCGTCCGGCCCACTGCCGCCGGGGTTCGCCGAGCGGCCGCCCTCAGACCCCGGGTCGTCCGCGACGAGCGTCCGTACGTCGACGGAGACGGCGTCAGCCGCCGGACCACCCATGACGGTCCTGCCGCCCGCGCCGCCCACTGTCCCGCCCCCGACACCGGCCTCCGCCGACGAAGCGCTCGGCACGCTCGGCGAGCGCGGCACCACCGGAGCCCCGCCGCCGCCCACGGTGCCGCCCCGTCCGGCACACATCCCGCGGCTTCCGACCGCCCCCACCGGCGGCACAGCGGCACCCTCGACGGTGCCCGACTCCCCGGCCGCTGCCGACTCCCTGGCCGCCCCCGACGCGGCGGCGGCCGTAGGCGACCCGGCCGCCGCGGGGCCCGATGGACGGGGCCGACAGGCGGCTGCTCAGGCGCTCCCGAAACGCGGGCGGGTGCCCGACGCCCGCGGCGCCCCCGATCCCCGAGTCGGGTCCGGGCAGGAGCCCGGTCGTCCCCCCACCGTTCCCGCGCTCCCTGTCCTGCCTTTCCCCGTCACCCTCGGCTCCAAGGACTACGTGGGCTCCGGCCCGCCCACCTACGACCCCGAGCCCACTGCTCTGCCGCCCGCCGATCCGGACGAGCTGGACGATCTGGTCGCCGACACCGTCCTGGACGGCGCCAGGTACGGGGCGTGCGCGTTGCGGGCGGTGTCCGTGCGGGGTGATTCCGCGCGTTACCGGGGCGAGCCGCGCCGCGACTCGCTTCTCACTGCCCGCTTCGGCACGGGTGAGCACGCGCTGATCCTCGTCGCGATGGCGACCGGCGCCCGGGCGACACCGGGAGCACACCGGGCGGCCGCCGAGGTGTGTCAGTGGATCGGGCGGGCCGTGGGCCGCAGTCACGTCCGACTGGCGCAGGACATCCGCGCGGCCCGGCGCGGCGACCTGAAGTCGGGCCTGCACCGCCTCACTGACCGCAGTCTCGGCCGGCTCCGCGCCAGCGCCGCCGAGCAGGGCCTCCAACCGGAGGAGTACGCGGCGACGCTGCGCTGCCTCCTCCTGCCCGCCGACCCGGACTGCCGCACGCGCGTGTTCTTCGGCGTCGGCGGCGGCGGACTGTTCCGGCTGCGCGGCGGCGTGTGGCGGGACATCGAGCCACGGGCCGGCGAGGCCGCCGGCGAGCCGGTCGTCGGGTTCGGTTCGCTGCCCGCCGAGACGCCCGAGGGCGACCGGCTCACCATGGACCTGGGCGTCCCGAAGCCCCCGACCCCCTACGACCCGGCCCCCGAACCACCCTGGGAGCCGTTCCGCTTCCGCGCCTCGGTAGCCCGCCCCGGGGACACGCTCCTGATGTGCACCGGGGGCTTCGCCGACCCCCTGCGCGGCGAGCCGGAACTGTCCGCCTATCTGACGGGACGCTGGTCGGGCCCCACCCCGCCCGGTCTGGCCGCCTTCCTCGCCGACACCCAGGTGAGGGTGAAGGGCTACGCCGACGACCGGACCGCGGCGGCCGTCTGGGAGGCGTGAGCGGCCCGTCGCGGCCACTGTGGAGGGGAGAACCCGGCAGCGACCGAAGGGGCGTCGATCCATGGCCGAGCAGAACGTCGCCGAACAGTTCATGGACATCCTCGCCCGCGCGCGCGTGCGACGCCTCTACGGCGTGGTGGGCGACAGCCTCAACCCTGTGGTGGACGCGGTGCGCCGCAACCCCGCCGTGGACTGGACCCACGTCCGCCACGAGGAGGCGGTCGCCTTCGCCGCCGGCGCGGAAGCGCAGAACCGGAAAGCTCACCGCATGCGCGGGTTCCTGCGGGCCCGGCAACATCCACCTCATCAACGGTCTCTACGACGCCCACCGTTCGATGGCCCCCGTCCTCGCCCTCGCGTCGCACATCCCCTCCAGTGAGATCGGCCTCGGCTACTTCCAGGAAGCGCATCCGGACCAGTTGTTCCGCGAGTGCAGCCATTACAGCGAGCTGATCTCCAGTTCGAAACAGATGCCCCGGCTGTTGCACACCGCCATTCAGAACGCGGTCGGCCGCAGCGGGTCAGCGTGGTGTTGCTTCCCGGTGACGTCGCGCTGATCAGCCGGCCCCGGAGAAGGCAGTCGAAACCGCTCTCGTCACCACTCGCGCCACGGTCCGGCCTGGCGACGCCGAGATCGACGCGCTCGTCGAGATGATCGACGCCGCCGACAAGGTGACCCTTTTCTGCGGAAGCGGCACGGCGGGCGCGCACGCCGAGGTCATGGAGTTCGTCGGAAAGGTCAAGTCTCTTGTCGGGCACGCGCTGCGCGGCAAGGTATGGATCCAGTACGACAACTCCTGCGACGGTATGTACGTTGCGGCTGCCCAGCGGGCGGCGTGAGCTGACGAGCTGCTCGGCTGACGTGTGCAGGTATGGCCAGTACGAAACCCTTACGACGTCGGTATGAGCGGCCTCCTCGGCTACGGCGCCGCCTACGAGGCCACACATGAGCGACCTTGTGATCCTGCTCGGAACCGATTTTCCGTAAAAACGCCTTCCTTCCCGACGACGTCCGGATCGCCCAGGTCGGCGTACGGCCCGAACACCTCGGCCGCCGCTCCACACTGGATCTCGCGGTGTGGGGCGATGTACGCGAAACGTGGCGCTGCCTCATTCCCCGTGTACGGGCCAAGGAGAGTCGGCGCTTCCTCGACCGGATGCTGAAGAAGCATGCCGATGCGCTGGAGGGGGTGGTGAAGGCGTATACACGGAAAGTGGAGAAACACGTTCCCATCCACCCGGAGTATGTTGCCGCCGTCCTCGACGAACTCGTCGGCCCAAACGCCGTGTTCACCGTCGACACAGGCATGTGCAACGTTTGGGCGGCGCATTACCTCACGAGCAACGGCCGCCGTAGGGTCATCGGTTCCTTCACTCACGGCTCGATGGCGAACGCCCTGCCGATGGCGATCGGCGCACAGTTCACCGACCGCCACCGTCAGGTGGTCGCGATGTCCGGGGACGGCGGCTTCTCCATGCTCATGGGCCAGGGCGATTGCAAAGTCCGTTGATCGTGTGTTGGCGCAGGTCAGTTGAGTCCGAGGAGTGCCAGTGGCCGCTCGTAGGGGCGGAGGGCTGTCGTGCGGAGTCCGGCGGCGATGTTGGTGTGGCCGGCGTTGCGGAGCTGGTTGATGGCGAAACTGCGCAGGGTGGCCATGTTCTCCGGGCCGTGCCCGGTGCGGATCTTCGAGGCGTCCTCGCGAAAGGCGGTGTCCCGGACGAAGTGGAGCCTGTTCTCGATCACCCAGTGCGCCCTCAGGATCTTCGCGATGCGTTCCGGGGATGCCTGGCGGCTGGTCAGGTCGGTGATGACGTAGACGGTCTCGCGGCTCTGCTTACCGGTCTTGGCGTCGGTGCGGTGGCGTACGACCTTGGCGACCTGGGCGGCGTGGGGGAAGTCGACGCCGAGGTCGGTGACGGTCAGGGCCTGCACGACCCGGGTTTCCTTGCGGCCGTGGCCGGTGGTTCGGTCGTAGAACTTCGCCGTCGCCTCGCCCCAGGGCAGCGTTCGCAACTGCTCGTAGAGGTTCTTCTGGTTCCGCTTCACCGTGAAGACGTAGTGCGCTTTCTTCGCCTCGACGAGGAAGCGGGCGTGGTCGCGCTGGGTGTGGAGAGCATCGCCGGTCACGGTGACTCCTTGCAGGTCATAGGGGTCCAGGAGAGCGGCGAAGCACGTGATCTCGTTCGTCTTCTCCGGGACTCGGAGCTGGGTGACGGTCATTCCGGTGCCGGTCATCGCGGCCAGCAGGTGGGCGGCCTGGGTGGCGCCGAGGCGCGAGCCGCGGGCGCTCTTGCCGTCCACGGCGAGGGTGTCCGCGCCGGCCGGGTCGTGGCCGAGGAGGTCGGCCAGACCGCCGGGGCAGGTGTCCTTGATGACCCGGCGGATCGTCGCGCCACTGGGTGGGACCCGGACGGCCAGAGCGGTCGCGGTGCGGGCGCCGAGCCGGGCCAGAACGTCCTGCGGGGCGTCGGTGGCCCACTCATCGATCGCCGCGAAGCTACTCGCCCCGGTCACCACAGCGGAGCAGACGATCAGCAGTACTGCCACGAAGGGGTGACGCTTCCCGCGCCGGCACCGCGGATCGGCCAGCGTGGCCAGCCGCTCGGCCAGCGGACCCGTCGCACAGTGCTGACGGGTGGGCGACTTGACCAGACAGACGGTGGCAGACTGACGGCACATCGAAGCTCCGTTGGGCGCAGGCGACTTGGCAAGGTCACCTCCGCAACGGAGCTTCGTTGCGTCCGGTCGCGCACCCTCCCGGCATCGTCACACCGCCGTGACCTGCACACTCACGAGATCACCGCGACTTTGCAATCGCCCTGGCTCATGGGCGACTTCCTGACCCTCGTCCAGGACGACCTGCCCGTGTAGGTCGTCCTGTTCAACAACTCCTCACTCGACATGGTGGAGTTGGAGATGTTGGTCGCCGGTCTGCCGTCGTACGGCACCACGAACAAGAATCCCGACTTCGCGGCCGTGGCACGTGCCTGAGGGGCTCACGGCGTGCGGGTCGAGAAGCCCAAAAAGCTGGCCGTGGCCCTGCGGGACGCCTTCCGGTATAATGCTCCGGCCCTCGTCGACGTCGTCACCGATCCCAACGCCCTGTCCATCCCGCCGAAGATCAGCGCCGACATGGTGAGCGGGTTCGCCCTGTCCGCCTCGGAGATCGTTCTCGACGGTGGAGCGGGCCGGATGCTGCAGATGGCCCGCTCCGACCTGCGCAACGTGCCGCGCCTCTGACGACGCAGCCCGGCCGGCGGCGCAGCGCGGGCGGGCGGGCTACCCGTACGATGCGTGGTCGGCCATGCGGACCGTCGGCCCGGTGAGCCGTCGCGTGGTCGCGGCACCGGCGGGGTCAGTCGGCTGCCGGAACCCATCGGCGTTCGCCTTCGGCCGAGCCGTACCAGTAGCGGGGCTGCCCCTTGATGCCGCTCGTGCGGAACGGGCTGCCGTGGTCGTCGACGCGCACTGTGCCGGAACGGCCCTGAGAAGACCAGTCCAGCTCGACATACCAGTTGCAGTCGCAGTTCTCGGTCCGCGCCGTGACGAGCAGCACCTCCGGATCCTCGCTCGATACACGGTAGGGAAGGCTCACCGCGGGGATCGGCGTACCGGCGTCGTTGCCGGCGACAGAGTGCGCCACGGGACG
It includes:
- a CDS encoding protein phosphatase 2C domain-containing protein → MPPGFAERPPSDPGSSATSVRTSTETASAAGPPMTVLPPAPPTVPPPTPASADEALGTLGERGTTGAPPPPTVPPRPAHIPRLPTAPTGGTAAPSTVPDSPAAADSLAAPDAAAAVGDPAAAGPDGRGRQAAAQALPKRGRVPDARGAPDPRVGSGQEPGRPPTVPALPVLPFPVTLGSKDYVGSGPPTYDPEPTALPPADPDELDDLVADTVLDGARYGACALRAVSVRGDSARYRGEPRRDSLLTARFGTGEHALILVAMATGARATPGAHRAAAEVCQWIGRAVGRSHVRLAQDIRAARRGDLKSGLHRLTDRSLGRLRASAAEQGLQPEEYAATLRCLLLPADPDCRTRVFFGVGGGGLFRLRGGVWRDIEPRAGEAAGEPVVGFGSLPAETPEGDRLTMDLGVPKPPTPYDPAPEPPWEPFRFRASVARPGDTLLMCTGGFADPLRGEPELSAYLTGRWSGPTPPGLAAFLADTQVRVKGYADDRTAAAVWEA
- a CDS encoding ISAs1 family transposase yields the protein MCRQSATVCLVKSPTRQHCATGPLAERLATLADPRCRRGKRHPFVAVLLIVCSAVVTGASSFAAIDEWATDAPQDVLARLGARTATALAVRVPPSGATIRRVIKDTCPGGLADLLGHDPAGADTLAVDGKSARGSRLGATQAAHLLAAMTGTGMTVTQLRVPEKTNEITCFAALLDPYDLQGVTVTGDALHTQRDHARFLVEAKKAHYVFTVKRNQKNLYEQLRTLPWGEATAKFYDRTTGHGRKETRVVQALTVTDLGVDFPHAAQVAKVVRHRTDAKTGKQSRETVYVITDLTSRQASPERIAKILRAHWVIENRLHFVRDTAFREDASKIRTGHGPENMATLRSFAINQLRNAGHTNIAAGLRTTALRPYERPLALLGLN